The following are from one region of the Ardenticatenales bacterium genome:
- a CDS encoding DUF4411 family protein yields MSYLLDANVFIAAKNLHYGMDFCPAFWEWLVHNSNTGKVFSIDKVLDEIEAGRDELSDWARNRGAALFRRTPPTMGIQFAQVSTWATSQQYTPAAVNTFLQRADYYLVVHALAGSHTLVTHEVVQDSQNRIKIPNVCIGLGVRFITPFQMLRIEGSRFVLGDIA; encoded by the coding sequence ATGAGCTATCTGTTGGATGCCAATGTGTTTATAGCCGCCAAAAATCTGCACTATGGCATGGACTTCTGCCCCGCCTTTTGGGAGTGGCTGGTACACAACAGCAATACGGGCAAGGTATTCAGTATAGACAAGGTATTGGATGAAATTGAGGCCGGTCGGGACGAATTGTCAGATTGGGCCAGAAATCGTGGGGCTGCGCTCTTTCGGCGCACACCACCCACAATGGGGATCCAGTTTGCTCAAGTCAGCACATGGGCAACCAGCCAGCAATACACACCGGCCGCCGTTAACACCTTCCTGCAGAGGGCTGATTACTATCTGGTTGTCCATGCGTTGGCAGGCAGCCATACGCTTGTGACACACGAAGTTGTCCAGGACTCTCAAAATCGCATCAAGATACCAAATGTCTGCATCGGTCTGGGCGTGCGTTTTATAACACCCTTTCAGATGCTGCGTATCGAGGGATCTCGCTTTGTCCTGGGAGATATCGCATGA
- a CDS encoding Eco57I restriction-modification methylase domain-containing protein, with the protein MTKQAAFALRERNPDVLSCIANLSNDEVFTPPQLANRMLDRVAEAWAADHDGANIWANSSVRFLDPMTKSGIFLREITSRLTDGLAHEIPDLKERVNHILTQQVYGIAITHLTSLLARRSLYCSKHANGKHSIAKGFASEAGNIWFERLEHTWAKGRCTFCGASQSTLDRGSELETHAYAFIHTDNIKTRMAELFGGDMQFDVIIGNPPYQLDDGGYGTSAAPIYQLFVEKALDLVPRYAVFVTPSRWMAGGKGLDKYRERMLTDKRLRKIVDYPKLYEAFPGVKIRGGVSYFLWNRDYEGPCEVQTVWDGRPTGPAVARHLDAYDILVRRNEAVPILDKVRAKGEPTLDSRVSSRKPFGLHTFFHGKPGANGLKKPVKLFGSQKVSWVEKEDITTNSEWIDEWKVLMTAVQGTSAAVETKFLSKPIIAEPGTACTETYLVAGHFDNKTAAFNYAQYLRTRFARFLVSLRKPTQHATRTVYSFVPDLPLEEEWTDAKLYKRYGLTEEEIAFIESQVAEHDDATPDEVVTDEEDDE; encoded by the coding sequence ATGACAAAACAAGCTGCCTTTGCCCTGCGCGAGCGCAACCCCGACGTCCTCTCCTGCATTGCCAACCTCTCCAATGACGAGGTGTTCACCCCGCCGCAGCTGGCTAACCGCATGTTGGATAGGGTAGCCGAGGCGTGGGCGGCTGACCACGACGGCGCCAACATCTGGGCGAACAGCAGCGTACGCTTCCTCGACCCGATGACCAAGTCAGGCATCTTCCTGCGCGAAATCACCAGCCGCCTGACCGATGGGTTAGCCCACGAGATACCAGACCTCAAAGAGCGCGTCAACCACATCCTGACACAACAGGTGTACGGCATCGCCATTACCCACCTCACCAGCCTGCTGGCGCGGCGCAGCCTCTACTGCTCCAAGCACGCCAACGGCAAACATTCCATTGCCAAGGGTTTTGCCAGTGAAGCCGGCAATATCTGGTTCGAGCGGCTGGAACACACCTGGGCCAAGGGCAGGTGTACCTTCTGTGGGGCAAGCCAGAGTACCCTCGATCGCGGTTCGGAACTTGAAACCCACGCTTATGCGTTTATCCACACGGACAACATCAAGACTCGGATGGCCGAGTTGTTTGGAGGCGATATGCAGTTTGACGTAATCATTGGCAACCCGCCATACCAGCTAGACGACGGCGGCTATGGGACAAGTGCTGCGCCAATCTACCAGTTGTTCGTTGAGAAGGCACTCGACCTTGTTCCGCGATATGCGGTGTTTGTGACACCCTCACGCTGGATGGCGGGCGGCAAGGGTCTCGACAAATACCGGGAGCGGATGCTCACCGACAAGCGTCTGCGGAAAATCGTTGACTACCCAAAGCTCTACGAAGCCTTTCCAGGCGTGAAGATTCGTGGCGGTGTTTCCTACTTTCTTTGGAATCGGGATTATGAAGGGCCGTGCGAGGTGCAGACCGTTTGGGATGGGCGCCCCACAGGGCCGGCAGTTGCCCGCCACCTCGATGCCTACGATATCCTCGTGCGGCGCAATGAAGCCGTGCCGATCTTGGACAAGGTCAGGGCGAAGGGTGAGCCGACTCTTGACTCGCGCGTATCGAGCCGCAAGCCGTTCGGCCTGCACACTTTCTTCCACGGCAAGCCAGGCGCAAATGGGCTCAAGAAACCCGTCAAGCTCTTTGGATCACAGAAAGTTAGTTGGGTGGAGAAAGAGGACATCACGACTAACTCTGAGTGGATTGACGAGTGGAAAGTCCTGATGACAGCCGTACAAGGAACAAGTGCGGCGGTCGAGACCAAGTTCCTTAGCAAGCCCATCATCGCGGAGCCAGGCACTGCATGTACCGAGACATATCTCGTTGCCGGGCACTTTGACAATAAGACAGCAGCATTCAATTATGCGCAGTATCTGCGCACCAGGTTTGCCCGATTCCTTGTTTCTCTTCGCAAGCCAACGCAGCACGCAACACGCACCGTGTACTCCTTTGTCCCCGACTTGCCGCTGGAAGAAGAGTGGACTGATGCCAAACTCTATAAGCGGTACGGGCTGACCGAGGAGGAAATCGCCTTCATCGAATCCCAGGTCGCCGAACACGACGATGCTACACCTGATGAAGTTGTTACGGATGAAGAGGACGATGAGTAA
- a CDS encoding plasmid stabilization protein, producing MSSLTIRNVDEATKRRLRIRAARHGVSMEEEVRRILKEALRPTEAPSGLGQRLRDRFAEVAAEEFVAPKRHIPRTPLQWDESA from the coding sequence ATGTCTAGCCTGACCATTCGCAATGTGGACGAGGCCACCAAGCGTAGACTGCGCATTCGGGCGGCGCGCCATGGGGTTTCGATGGAGGAGGAAGTGCGGCGCATCCTGAAAGAGGCGTTGCGTCCAACAGAAGCGCCCTCCGGGCTTGGCCAGCGCCTGCGGGACCGGTTTGCCGAGGTCGCCGCCGAAGAGTTTGTCGCGCCCAAACGACATATACCGCGCACGCCGTTACAGTGGGATGAATCGGCATGA
- a CDS encoding type II toxin-antitoxin system VapC family toxin, translating into MILLDTNVLSEFMRPRPSANVVSWLDGQPAGEVYTSAISRAEIELGLLLMPPGQRQEALSQAAWAMFDEEFAGRCLPFDEDAARHYARIVSARTRAGRPISVEDAQIAAIALAHRMSLATRNTTDFEVIDGLEVVNPWIDGA; encoded by the coding sequence ATGATCCTGCTCGATACCAATGTGCTGTCCGAGTTCATGCGTCCGCGGCCATCGGCCAATGTTGTCTCTTGGCTGGACGGACAGCCCGCAGGTGAGGTTTACACGAGCGCCATCAGCCGCGCGGAGATCGAGTTGGGGCTTCTGCTGATGCCGCCTGGCCAGCGTCAGGAAGCCCTGAGCCAGGCGGCGTGGGCGATGTTCGATGAGGAGTTCGCCGGGCGTTGCCTACCGTTCGACGAAGACGCAGCACGCCATTACGCGCGCATCGTATCCGCCCGGACGCGGGCAGGCCGACCAATCAGCGTGGAGGATGCACAGATCGCCGCGATTGCGCTGGCGCACCGGATGTCATTGGCCACGCGCAACACCACTGACTTTGAGGTGATTGACGGCCTTGAGGTTGTCAACCCTTGGATCGACGGCGCGTAG
- a CDS encoding restriction endonuclease — MTRPIDEILAPKPEARPRIYAYAIHDAGHAGLLKVGQTTRSVKQRVAEQLKTAAIKNYTIELNEPAVRDDDSFFSDHDVRAALVQKGFENVQLEWMRCTVADVQTVIGELRAGQRFSGARHETFTMRAEQEEAVSKTHVYFHSIWQENMHAVPRFLWNAKMRFGKTFTAYQLAKRLGAKRVLVVTFKPAVADAWQTDLESHVDFDGWQFLSRTSERDPTQINRRKPVVYFGSFQDLLGRDKAGNIKPRNEWLHLINWDLVIFDEYHFGAWRDTAQELFEGEDDARAEIKAEYGTTLSGRAGKSATLEDFKEGLEELSEAEPDFLPITSRAYLYLSGTPFRALATGEFIEEQIFNWTYTDEQRARATFAASHPDQPNPYAAMPQMRLLTYQMPDELLAIASAGEFDEFDLNSFFEATGKGVMAQFKHKSDVQKWLDIIRGGYMPTAVEHLKTGTRPPFPYSDVRLLPYLQHAFWFMPNVAACHAMANLLAEKHNTFWHNYEVIVAAGASAGIGLDALPPVRKAIGSGLDTKTITLSCGKLTTGVTVPQWSSILMLRNLQSPETYFQAAFRVQSPWSIQNPHGDDPHEEEILKPVCFVFDFAPTRALRQLSEYGIGLSPNEPNPETAVRDLVSFLPVLAYDGANMTQIDAGGILDIAMAGTSATLLARKWESALLVNVDNDTLRRILNNPEALAAVERIEGWRSLGDNIIETIINKSEKIKGLKNKAKDTELSPEEKRELSAEEREFKSKRKQVQEKLIKFATRIPAFMYLTDFRENTLQDVITKLEPELFRTVTGLTVEDFHLLVQLRVFNTEQMNQAVFAFRRYEDASLRYTGIESHAGLTHYGLYDTVVARE, encoded by the coding sequence ATGACCAGACCCATCGACGAGATTCTCGCCCCCAAGCCGGAGGCCCGGCCGCGCATCTACGCCTACGCCATCCACGACGCGGGGCACGCCGGCCTGCTCAAGGTGGGGCAGACAACGCGCAGCGTGAAGCAGCGCGTCGCCGAGCAGCTAAAAACGGCGGCGATCAAGAATTACACCATCGAACTGAATGAACCGGCCGTGCGCGACGATGACAGCTTCTTCAGCGACCACGACGTCCGCGCCGCCCTCGTCCAAAAAGGGTTCGAGAACGTGCAACTGGAATGGATGCGCTGTACCGTCGCCGACGTGCAAACCGTCATCGGCGAACTGCGCGCCGGTCAGCGATTCAGCGGCGCCCGCCACGAGACGTTCACCATGCGCGCCGAACAGGAAGAGGCGGTCAGCAAAACCCACGTCTACTTCCACTCCATCTGGCAGGAGAATATGCACGCCGTGCCCCGCTTTCTCTGGAACGCCAAGATGCGCTTTGGCAAGACGTTCACCGCCTACCAGCTCGCCAAACGGCTGGGGGCCAAGCGCGTCCTCGTCGTCACCTTTAAGCCCGCTGTCGCCGACGCCTGGCAAACCGACCTCGAATCCCATGTGGACTTTGACGGCTGGCAGTTCCTCTCGCGCACCTCAGAGCGAGACCCCACGCAGATCAACCGGCGCAAACCGGTTGTCTATTTCGGCTCCTTTCAGGACTTGCTCGGCCGGGACAAAGCAGGCAATATCAAGCCGCGCAACGAATGGCTGCACCTGATCAACTGGGATCTGGTCATCTTCGACGAATATCACTTCGGCGCGTGGCGCGACACCGCCCAGGAACTGTTTGAGGGCGAAGACGACGCCAGAGCCGAAATCAAAGCGGAGTACGGCACAACGCTTTCCGGCCGGGCCGGCAAAAGCGCCACCCTTGAAGATTTCAAAGAAGGGCTTGAGGAGCTTTCAGAAGCCGAACCCGACTTCCTGCCCATCACCAGCCGCGCCTACCTCTACCTCTCCGGCACGCCGTTCCGGGCGCTGGCCACCGGCGAGTTTATCGAGGAGCAAATCTTCAACTGGACCTACACCGACGAACAACGCGCCCGCGCCACATTCGCCGCCAGCCATCCCGACCAGCCCAACCCCTACGCCGCCATGCCGCAGATGCGCCTGCTCACCTACCAGATGCCGGACGAACTGCTGGCCATCGCCAGCGCCGGCGAGTTCGACGAGTTCGATCTCAATTCATTCTTCGAGGCGACCGGCAAAGGCGTCATGGCGCAGTTCAAGCATAAAAGCGACGTGCAAAAGTGGCTGGACATCATTCGCGGCGGCTACATGCCGACGGCGGTGGAGCATCTAAAAACCGGCACGCGGCCGCCATTCCCCTATTCCGACGTGCGCTTGCTGCCCTACCTGCAACATGCCTTCTGGTTTATGCCCAACGTCGCCGCTTGCCACGCCATGGCCAATCTGCTGGCGGAAAAGCACAATACCTTCTGGCACAATTACGAGGTCATCGTCGCCGCCGGCGCTTCGGCGGGCATTGGGCTGGATGCGCTGCCGCCCGTGCGCAAAGCGATCGGCAGCGGCCTGGACACAAAAACCATCACCCTCTCCTGCGGCAAGCTGACCACCGGCGTCACCGTGCCGCAGTGGTCGTCAATCCTGATGCTGCGCAACCTGCAATCGCCGGAAACCTACTTCCAGGCCGCCTTCCGCGTGCAGTCGCCCTGGTCGATCCAAAACCCCCACGGCGACGACCCCCACGAAGAAGAAATCCTCAAACCCGTCTGCTTTGTGTTCGACTTCGCGCCCACCCGCGCCCTACGCCAGCTTTCGGAGTATGGCATCGGCCTGTCGCCCAACGAACCGAACCCGGAAACGGCCGTGCGCGATCTTGTCTCCTTCCTGCCCGTGCTGGCCTACGATGGCGCCAATATGACGCAAATTGACGCCGGCGGCATTCTGGACATCGCCATGGCGGGCACGTCGGCCACGCTGCTGGCGCGCAAATGGGAAAGCGCGCTGCTGGTCAACGTGGACAATGACACCCTGCGGCGCATCCTCAACAACCCGGAAGCGCTGGCCGCCGTGGAGCGCATCGAAGGGTGGCGCTCGCTGGGCGACAACATTATCGAAACGATCATCAACAAGAGCGAGAAGATCAAGGGTCTTAAGAACAAGGCAAAGGATACGGAACTGAGTCCGGAAGAAAAGAGGGAACTCAGCGCCGAAGAAAGGGAGTTCAAATCGAAGCGTAAGCAGGTGCAGGAGAAACTGATCAAATTCGCCACGCGCATTCCGGCCTTCATGTATCTGACCGACTTCCGCGAGAACACGCTGCAAGATGTGATCACCAAGCTGGAACCGGAACTGTTCCGCACCGTCACCGGCCTGACGGTCGAAGATTTCCACCTGTTGGTGCAACTGAGGGTGTTCAACACCGAGCAGATGAATCAGGCGGTGTTCGCGTTTCGGCGCTACGAAGATGCGTCGCTACGCTACACCGGCATCGAGAGCCACGCTGGGCTGACGCATTATGGACTGTACGATACGGTGGTGGCGAGGGAGTGA
- a CDS encoding NAD-dependent epimerase/dehydratase family protein, with translation MKAFVTGGSGFVGRHLVRKLVARGYEVVGLARSDQSAAILTAAGAQVARGDILDVPSLRAGITGCDIVFHVAGWYKTGSADWLNAEPINVNGTRNVLRTAFELDIPKIVYTSTVAVFGDTHGEMVDETYEPGEGPFLTEYDRTKWLAHYKVAEPLIAEGAPIVIVMPGGIYGPGDTSLLGEMMRRFVLGQMPAVPGPELTITWAHVDDIADGHILAAEKGRIGESYILAGPAIPMGEMVDFWSYLTGKQAPLLKVPARAIQPLGPVVGSLESKLPLPDLFSEEAIRMLSATYTARSDKARRELGWRPRPPQAGMLETFEWIATQNAAAIDDDSKGRSLAPYALGAALLLFLLWLLTRKRQEA, from the coding sequence ATGAAAGCATTTGTGACAGGCGGATCCGGCTTCGTTGGCCGGCATCTGGTACGTAAATTGGTGGCGCGCGGCTACGAAGTCGTCGGACTGGCACGTTCGGATCAGAGCGCGGCCATTCTCACGGCGGCAGGGGCGCAGGTGGCGCGCGGAGATATTCTGGATGTGCCCTCGCTGCGTGCCGGCATAACCGGCTGCGATATCGTATTCCATGTAGCCGGCTGGTACAAAACCGGGTCGGCCGACTGGCTAAACGCCGAGCCGATCAACGTCAATGGCACACGCAATGTGCTGCGCACGGCGTTTGAACTGGACATCCCCAAGATCGTGTACACCAGCACGGTGGCCGTGTTTGGCGACACGCACGGAGAGATGGTGGATGAGACGTATGAGCCGGGCGAAGGACCATTCTTGACGGAGTATGACCGCACCAAGTGGCTGGCGCATTACAAGGTGGCGGAGCCGCTGATTGCGGAGGGCGCGCCGATTGTCATTGTGATGCCCGGCGGAATTTATGGGCCGGGGGATACGAGTCTGTTGGGGGAGATGATGCGCCGCTTTGTTTTAGGGCAAATGCCGGCAGTTCCCGGACCCGAACTCACCATCACCTGGGCGCACGTCGATGACATAGCCGACGGGCACATCCTGGCCGCCGAAAAGGGGCGCATCGGCGAATCCTACATCCTGGCCGGTCCCGCCATCCCCATGGGGGAAATGGTCGATTTCTGGTCCTACCTCACGGGAAAACAGGCACCGCTGCTGAAAGTGCCGGCAAGAGCCATCCAACCCCTCGGCCCCGTCGTCGGCAGCCTGGAGAGCAAACTTCCCCTGCCCGATCTCTTCAGCGAAGAAGCCATCCGCATGCTCAGCGCCACCTACACCGCCCGCTCCGACAAAGCGCGGCGCGAACTGGGTTGGCGGCCACGTCCCCCGCAGGCCGGCATGTTGGAAACCTTCGAATGGATCGCCACGCAGAATGCCGCCGCCATTGACGACGACAGCAAGGGACGTTCCCTCGCTCCCTACGCCCTCGGTGCGGCGCTGCTGCTCTTTCTGCTCTGGCTGCTCACGCGCAAACGGCAGGAAGCATAG
- a CDS encoding MFS transporter gives MTDNVATNEEKLDFRKILPVFVIVLIDLLGLTIIIPLLPLYAASFGADPLVIGVLGAAYPVMQFIGAPLLGRLSDRYGRKPILIISQIGTFFGFILLGFAQSLWLLFLSRIIDGISGANIATAQAVISDSTTEKTRTQGLGLIGAAFGLGFIIGPVIAFASLALSGNRYEVPAFVAAAFSALSIILTTFWLEETLPAANRSQATDGHNKSPLSFGAMIRALRYPGVGILLILMFSQQIAFGGFEQILSLFTLNRLGLNASGNAVVFVFVGIIVVAVQGGLIGKWSRRYGDRRLIYAGLGLLAVGLTLTGLTPRQPVPWYSRAELTQELSGTRQAPGETPPTQDMSVPIPDDDNNGWLGLAWILVAMIPAGIGGGILQPAINSLITKRVTQRETGGILGISSAFLSAANALAPLIGGAIFQAMGATAPFIFWGLLMAVLLALALRWITAGAEEMPPAPQSAT, from the coding sequence ATGACTGATAACGTCGCCACCAACGAAGAAAAGCTGGATTTTCGCAAAATCCTGCCCGTTTTCGTCATCGTCCTCATTGACCTGCTGGGGTTGACCATCATCATCCCCTTGCTGCCCCTTTATGCCGCCTCGTTTGGCGCGGACCCATTGGTCATCGGTGTTTTGGGAGCCGCCTACCCGGTGATGCAGTTCATTGGCGCGCCGCTGCTGGGCCGGCTATCAGACCGCTACGGGCGCAAGCCGATTCTGATCATCAGTCAGATCGGCACGTTTTTCGGCTTCATCCTGCTCGGCTTTGCCCAATCGTTGTGGCTGCTGTTTCTCTCGCGCATCATTGATGGTATTTCCGGGGCGAATATCGCCACGGCGCAGGCGGTGATCAGCGACAGCACCACGGAGAAGACGCGCACACAGGGTTTGGGGCTGATTGGTGCCGCTTTTGGCCTGGGCTTTATCATTGGGCCGGTGATCGCGTTTGCCAGTCTGGCGTTGAGTGGGAATCGGTATGAAGTGCCGGCATTTGTCGCCGCCGCCTTCTCCGCCCTTTCCATCATCCTCACCACCTTCTGGCTGGAAGAAACCCTCCCCGCCGCCAACCGCAGCCAGGCTACCGACGGCCACAACAAATCCCCCCTATCCTTTGGCGCCATGATACGCGCCCTCCGCTACCCCGGCGTCGGCATCCTCCTCATCCTCATGTTCAGCCAGCAAATCGCCTTTGGTGGCTTCGAGCAAATCCTCTCCCTCTTCACCCTCAACCGCCTCGGCCTCAATGCCTCCGGCAACGCCGTCGTCTTCGTCTTCGTGGGCATCATCGTCGTCGCCGTGCAGGGAGGGCTGATCGGCAAATGGAGCCGCCGCTACGGTGACCGCCGCCTCATCTACGCGGGCCTGGGGCTGCTGGCCGTCGGCCTCACCCTCACCGGACTGACGCCGCGTCAGCCGGTGCCCTGGTACTCACGCGCCGAACTGACGCAGGAACTATCGGGAACACGGCAAGCTCCCGGCGAAACACCCCCCACGCAGGACATGTCCGTGCCCATTCCTGACGACGACAACAATGGCTGGCTGGGGTTGGCATGGATACTGGTAGCCATGATTCCTGCCGGCATTGGCGGCGGCATCCTCCAACCCGCCATCAACAGCCTGATCACCAAGCGCGTCACGCAGCGTGAAACCGGCGGTATCCTGGGCATCTCCTCCGCCTTCCTCAGCGCCGCCAACGCCCTCGCCCCCCTCATCGGCGGCGCCATCTTCCAGGCCATGGGCGCAACGGCCCCCTTTATCTTTTGGGGACTCCTCATGGCCGTCTTGTTGGCCCTGGCGCTGCGCTGGATCACGGCGGGAGCAGAAGAAATGCCCCCCGCCCCCCAATCCGCAACGTAA
- the def gene encoding peptide deformylase, translating into MTVLEIVTPPNPILRQPTKPVVRLDAALQILIDNMIETMRAAAGVGLAAPQVGRTERLAVIETLPKVDKDGVEIENSRELFVIINPEIVWASDTVVDGIEGCLSIPGFVGEVTRSQSVRVKALDRHGRKMKLRINGWSARIFQHEIDHLDGVLYIDRLTAPENFWREEEYYGVTEGEEEGAHPPV; encoded by the coding sequence ATGACTGTACTGGAGATTGTTACCCCCCCCAATCCGATATTGCGCCAGCCGACTAAGCCGGTTGTCCGCCTTGATGCCGCGCTGCAAATCCTGATTGACAACATGATCGAAACCATGCGCGCCGCCGCCGGCGTGGGTTTGGCCGCCCCCCAGGTGGGGCGCACCGAGCGCCTGGCGGTGATTGAAACCCTGCCTAAAGTGGACAAGGATGGCGTGGAAATTGAGAACTCGCGCGAGTTGTTCGTGATCATTAACCCGGAAATCGTGTGGGCGTCCGACACGGTCGTTGATGGAATCGAAGGTTGCCTCTCGATTCCGGGCTTCGTGGGGGAAGTGACGCGCAGTCAATCCGTGCGCGTGAAGGCGTTGGACCGCCACGGGCGCAAGATGAAGTTGCGTATCAATGGCTGGAGCGCGCGCATTTTCCAGCATGAAATTGACCACCTGGATGGCGTGCTGTACATTGACCGACTGACCGCGCCGGAAAACTTCTGGCGTGAAGAGGAGTATTACGGGGTGACGGAGGGGGAAGAGGAAGGGGCGCACCCGCCTGTGTAG
- a CDS encoding cyclic nucleotide-binding domain-containing protein: MTSKAEFLGEVSLFAGMDEDELELLAEIAREYEYPERAVVVYQRDVADRLYIVRTGRLQAYALDERGQPQWDQAYLTGDYFQDLWLFTTLTYPATVKTASVSRVLVIKGSDFLDFLERNPRVLDKLAPFEPEMEGEEAMGLSERAWEEALKTRVAAPPKAFKAARLLPEELVLYQSRRSRWLFYLNIAWPTLLLFSLAALLVFVIMPRVGLTQGLVGAEIVFAIVFLLELGVVVYRYLDWSNDHFIITNKHLVHREFSLRTFSSVINKTPIDQVQSVEIDKPSLLSNLLRVGTARITTAAQQGAIYFDYIDDPLRVSETINEVRQQVRLLDAGREQATMRTAIEKHFQVPPTYQEVAPEEEGEASSSPPSPPRKSAWARFRERFAYRVETGDTVTYRKHLFVLVGQTWMHVGVLIIIAVVAWFVRITPVIIGAFVALLIDLASLVWRVEDWRNDTFQLTPRYVIDIDRRPFGFGESRKQAQLSDIQNVNADRPNLLATMFNYGFVYVETAGTNANITFENVVDPNRIQSDIFKRREQFLQQQRVREGEQRRKEYAVLLDVYKQATEQERIPNRTRP; the protein is encoded by the coding sequence GTGACGAGTAAAGCTGAATTTCTGGGTGAAGTATCGTTATTTGCCGGCATGGACGAGGACGAACTCGAATTGCTGGCGGAAATCGCGCGGGAGTACGAGTACCCCGAACGCGCCGTCGTCGTCTACCAGCGCGATGTTGCCGACCGCCTGTACATCGTGCGCACCGGGCGGCTGCAAGCGTATGCCCTGGACGAACGAGGCCAGCCCCAGTGGGACCAGGCGTATCTAACGGGCGATTATTTTCAGGACCTCTGGCTCTTTACCACGTTGACCTATCCGGCCACCGTGAAGACGGCGAGCGTCAGCCGCGTGCTGGTGATCAAGGGCAGCGATTTCCTCGATTTTCTGGAGCGGAACCCACGGGTGTTGGACAAACTGGCCCCTTTCGAACCGGAAATGGAGGGAGAGGAAGCAATGGGGCTTTCGGAACGAGCCTGGGAGGAAGCCCTGAAGACGCGCGTGGCCGCGCCGCCGAAAGCGTTTAAGGCCGCGCGTTTGCTGCCGGAGGAACTGGTGCTTTACCAATCGCGCCGTTCGCGCTGGCTTTTTTACTTAAACATTGCCTGGCCGACGCTGCTTTTGTTTTCTCTGGCGGCGCTGCTGGTGTTTGTGATCATGCCGCGCGTGGGCTTGACGCAAGGGTTGGTGGGGGCGGAGATCGTCTTTGCGATTGTGTTCTTGCTGGAGTTGGGGGTGGTCGTTTACCGGTACCTGGACTGGAGCAACGATCATTTCATCATTACGAACAAGCATCTGGTGCATCGGGAGTTCAGCCTGCGCACCTTTAGCTCCGTGATTAACAAGACGCCGATTGACCAGGTGCAGAGCGTGGAGATTGACAAGCCATCGCTGCTTTCCAATTTGCTGCGGGTAGGGACGGCGCGAATCACGACGGCGGCGCAGCAGGGAGCGATTTATTTTGACTACATCGACGATCCGCTGCGTGTGTCGGAGACGATTAATGAAGTGAGGCAGCAGGTGCGGTTGCTGGATGCCGGCAGAGAGCAGGCCACCATGCGCACCGCCATTGAAAAACATTTCCAGGTTCCACCTACCTACCAGGAAGTGGCGCCGGAGGAGGAGGGAGAAGCTTCCTCGTCGCCACCATCCCCGCCGCGCAAGAGCGCCTGGGCGCGTTTTCGTGAGCGGTTTGCCTACCGCGTGGAAACGGGCGATACCGTCACCTACCGCAAGCACCTGTTTGTGTTGGTCGGGCAGACGTGGATGCACGTGGGCGTCCTGATCATCATTGCCGTCGTCGCCTGGTTTGTACGCATCACACCTGTGATAATCGGCGCCTTCGTTGCCCTCCTGATTGACCTGGCGTCGTTGGTTTGGCGGGTTGAAGATTGGCGCAATGATACGTTCCAGTTGACGCCACGCTATGTGATTGACATTGACCGCCGCCCGTTTGGCTTTGGCGAGTCGCGTAAGCAGGCGCAGTTGAGCGACATTCAGAATGTGAATGCGGACCGTCCGAATTTGCTGGCGACGATGTTCAATTATGGCTTTGTGTACGTGGAAACTGCCGGCACGAACGCCAACATCACCTTTGAAAACGTCGTCGATCCCAACCGCATCCAGAGCGACATCTTCAAGCGGCGGGAGCAGTTCTTGCAGCAGCAGCGCGTCCGCGAAGGGGAGCAGCGACGCAAAGAATACGCCGTGCTGCTGGACGTATACAAACAGGCCACCGAACAGGAACGTATCCCCAACCGCACGCGCCCGTAG